TGTAATGCAACACCCATTTTATCTTGATCATTTTTTGTTTTAGGTTCAATAGCAACTGAGATAACTGGTTCAGGAAATTTCATTGTTTCTAAGATAACGTGTGTTTTATCAGAACATAAAGTATCTCCTGTAATGGTATCTTTAAATCCAACAGCTGCCGCAATGTCTCCAGAATATACTTTATCAATTTCAGTTCTGTGATTTGCATGCATTTGTAGGATTCGACCTAAACGTTCTTTTTTACCCTTTGAAGCATTCATAATATAAGAACCTTTTTCAGCAACACCTGAATATACTCTAAAGAATGTAACTCTTCCCACGAAGGGATCGGTCATTACTTTAAAAGCAAGTGCAACGAATTCTTTGTTGTCATCATGTGATACGATAACTTCTTCTCCATATTTATTAAATCCTATTACTTCTGGAACTTCATTTGGAGAAGGTAAAAATGCTATCACTGCATCAAGCATTAATTTAATGCCTTTGTTTTTAAATGCAGATCCACATATTACGGGAAAGAATTCAACTGTAAGTGTCGCTTTACGTACTGCTTTGGTAAGGGCTTTTGCAGAAATATCTTTGCCATCCAAATAAAGCAACATTAATTCTTCATCAAAATCAGCAACGGCTTCAATTAATGTAGTTCTTCTCTCTTTAACTGTTTTAACTAAATCTTTTGGAATCTCAATTTCTATGTAATTTTCATCTTGACCACCGTCAAAATGATAAGCTTTTAAAGTAATTAAATCGATAATTCCAGTAAATAAATCTTCTGCACCAATTGGCCATTGAATGGCTTCAGATTTTGCTCCTAAGCGGTTATGGATGGTTTTGATTGAATTAGCAAAATCCGCTCCAGTTTTATCCATTTTATTCGCAAAAACAATTCTTGGAACATGATATTCATTTGCTTGTCGCCACACTGTTTCTGTTTGTGGTTCAACTCCCGCCTGAGCATCTAATACCGTTACAGCACCATCTAATACACGTAAGGATCTTGAAACTTCAACAGTAAAGTCAACGTGGCCTGGGGTATCGATAATATTTACTCTATGATTTTTCCAGAAAGCGGTAGTTGCTGCGGCAGTAATGGTAATTCCACGTTCTTGCTCTTGTTCCATCCAGTCCATTTGTGATGCACCATCATGAGTTTCACCCATTTTATGGATTTTACCCGTATGATACAATACACGTTCAGTTGTCGTGGTTTTTCCGGCATCAATATGTGCCATGATCCCGATATTACGTGTTTTATCTAAACTATATTCCCGTGCCATAACTTTTATTCCTTCCTAACTAAAATCTATAATGTGCAAAAGCTTTATTTGCTTCTGCCATTCTATGCATATCTTCTTTTTTCTTAACGGACGCACCAACGTTATTGGCTGCATCTAATATTTCTTTTGCTAATCTTTCTTCCATGGTTTTTTCATTACGTGAACGTGAGTATTGAACAAGCCATCTAAGACCTAGTGTTACACGACGATCACTTCTTACTTCTCCTGGAACTTGATAATTTTGTCCACCAATACGGCGGCTTCTCACTTCTAACACAGGCATAATATTATTAAGAGCATCGTTAAATACTTCAATAGGTTCTCTACCCGTTACTTCTCTTACGCGTTCAAATGCGTTATATAAAATGTTTTGCGCAAGGTTTTTCTTTCCCTTCATCATTACGCTATTGATGAGTTT
The sequence above is a segment of the Bacillota bacterium genome. Coding sequences within it:
- the rpsG gene encoding 30S ribosomal protein S7 — translated: MPRKGKVVKRDVLPDPIYNSKLVTKLINSVMMKGKKNLAQNILYNAFERVREVTGREPIEVFNDALNNIMPVLEVRSRRIGGQNYQVPGEVRSDRRVTLGLRWLVQYSRSRNEKTMEERLAKEILDAANNVGASVKKKEDMHRMAEANKAFAHYRF
- the fusA gene encoding elongation factor G; the protein is MAREYSLDKTRNIGIMAHIDAGKTTTTERVLYHTGKIHKMGETHDGASQMDWMEQEQERGITITAAATTAFWKNHRVNIIDTPGHVDFTVEVSRSLRVLDGAVTVLDAQAGVEPQTETVWRQANEYHVPRIVFANKMDKTGADFANSIKTIHNRLGAKSEAIQWPIGAEDLFTGIIDLITLKAYHFDGGQDENYIEIEIPKDLVKTVKERRTTLIEAVADFDEELMLLYLDGKDISAKALTKAVRKATLTVEFFPVICGSAFKNKGIKLMLDAVIAFLPSPNEVPEVIGFNKYGEEVIVSHDDNKEFVALAFKVMTDPFVGRVTFFRVYSGVAEKGSYIMNASKGKKERLGRILQMHANHRTEIDKVYSGDIAAAVGFKDTITGDTLCSDKTHVILETMKFPEPVISVAIEPKTKNDQDKMGVALQKLAEEDPTFRTYTDSETGQTIISGMGELHLEIIVDRMKREFKVEATVGNPQVSYRETIKVEAQCEGRFIRQSGGRGQYGHVWIKFEPNPGKGYEFIDKVVGGVVPREYISSIDKGLQEALPGGIIAGYPLLDIKATLYDGSYHEVDSSEMAFKIAASMALKQAKEKCKPTLLEPIMVVDVVTPDDYVGNVIGDLTSRRGQIEGQESIGNAQKISAKVPLSQMFGYVTSLRSNTQGRATSTMQFSHYEECPKSIAEEIIKKRNN